CTGGCAGGTGCGCATCCGCGCCATGGATTTCGACCAGCAGTCGCACCACGGCCGGAAAAACTTCTACCTGCCGCAGTTCTTCAAGGAGAACACCCGCCTCGCCCAGTTCTGCGTGAAGCACCTGCACAAGGAAACCGCCCTCCAATACCAGCGCGAGGAGCAGACGCTCATCCTGGCGCGCGCCGAACTCGCCGCCACCCGGCTCACGGGCCTGCTGGAGGCGATGGACCACGACCCGATCGCGCCGGAGGAGAACGTCATTTCGCTGCGCGAAGGTCTCGCCGAGCATTTCAAGTCCACGCGCTACCTCGCCTGCACGAGCATGGGCGGCCTGGTGCGCGAAAACCTCACGATGCTGCGCCACCACCACGGCATCGGCCTCGGCTCGCTCGGCGCCGACCTCGTGATGCAGTCGCCGTAGGCGGCCCTGGGGGATGGCAGCGACGCGCCTCGTGTGCGCCCGCGAAGGGCGTGGTCGAGCCATACCGCGGCAAAGGGTCCTCCCGGCCCACGCGGCATATGTTCGCTCCGGCATTGCCACCGGCGCGCGCGCGGCCCACTTTCCCGCCGGGCCATTCATGAAACCCCTCTGGCTGCTGCTCAAGAACCTGCTCTACGTGATCGTCGTCCCCGGCGTGATGGCCGGCTGGCTCCCGTTGCGGCTTTTCGAGCGGCGTCCGCAATGGCCCGCCAACTGGGACGCGCTGCCGCTGACCGGGCTGGCGTTGGCGGCCGTCGGACTCGTTTTTTTCCTCTTCAGCGCCGCCATCCTCGCCGCCCGCGGCCAGGGCACGCCGGCTTTTTTTGATCCGACCAAGAAACTCACGCGCCGTGGTCCCTACAAGTGGGTGCGCAACCCGATGTATCTGGCCCTCATGGCGCTCGTGGGCGGCGAGGCGTTGCTCTTCCGCTCTTGGCACATCGGCGTGTATTGGGTGTTCCTCGTCTGTGGCCTGCACCTGCTGGTGATCGGCTACGAGGAGGCCAACCTGCGATTCCGCTTCGGAGCCATCTACGAGGACTACCGGCGCGACGTGCCCCGCTGGTTTCCCCGCAAACCCAAGCCCGTCCTCGAAACCGTCCCGCCCTTCGAGGGGCGACGGTAACGGGACTCTCTCAATCTGGCCTTTGCTTGGCGGGACGAAGGCCGGTCGAGGTCACTCTATGCGCCCCTCATCGAAGTCCATCAGGTCGGTGATGCTGAGGATATCGGCGGTGCGGTCGGGGCAGCCCATGTTGGTGAGGGCTTCCTTCAGGAAATCGCGGCCCGCGGGAGTCATGCCCTTCTGGACGTATTCGCGGTTCCACTTGGCGGCGCGCAGGTCCGGGGGAAAGAGCGCAACCAGGCGGCGGTCGATCTCGTCGTCACCGAGATTGGCATCGAGGCATTCGTGCACGATTTTCTCCACGGCGGCCGGGTCGATGCCGAGGTGAAGGCACAGGAACCGGTCCATGCCGCGCTTGTAGTTCTTCGCGTAGCTGGCCGGGAGCGCGCCGTGGCGCTTCACGTATTTGCATTTCGCGATGAACCGCGGGAGATGCAGCAATCCGGTCGCCCGGTGCGGTTCGTAGGCCGAGGGCAGCTCGCGGAGGACTTCGCCGGAAGAGCCGGGGATGGGGCGGGAAGACATGAACGGAGGAGCTGAAACTTGAGACCTGAGACTTGAATCGTGCCAGCGAAAAGAAGAAGGCCGGTCTTCCGACCGGCCCGTTGTTTTCAGGTCTCAGGTATCAGCCTTCAGGTTTTGCGCCGCTTCTCAGAAGAAGCGGACCGGCTTGGCCTGCATCGCGGCGTGCTCGGCGTCGGAGCAGCCGGCGTTGGTGGCGACGTTCACCGGCGCATCGCTCGGCTT
The DNA window shown above is from Oleiharenicola lentus and carries:
- a CDS encoding methyltransferase family protein, which produces MKPLWLLLKNLLYVIVVPGVMAGWLPLRLFERRPQWPANWDALPLTGLALAAVGLVFFLFSAAILAARGQGTPAFFDPTKKLTRRGPYKWVRNPMYLALMALVGGEALLFRSWHIGVYWVFLVCGLHLLVIGYEEANLRFRFGAIYEDYRRDVPRWFPRKPKPVLETVPPFEGRR
- a CDS encoding DUF5069 domain-containing protein; the encoded protein is MSSRPIPGSSGEVLRELPSAYEPHRATGLLHLPRFIAKCKYVKRHGALPASYAKNYKRGMDRFLCLHLGIDPAAVEKIVHECLDANLGDDEIDRRLVALFPPDLRAAKWNREYVQKGMTPAGRDFLKEALTNMGCPDRTADILSITDLMDFDEGRIE